TTTCAACCCTGGCCCCCAGGAAGTGATCCAGGGAGGGGACACCTTGCTTATGGTGGGTCAGCGGTCCAACCTCCAACAGATGCGTCATGATTTGTATGGTGCGGAGAACTGTTCGTGACTTCAAAAACAACATCCAGCGCGGCCGAACGCGTCAGGCTGCTTCGGGATCGACTGGAATATCATAATCATCGCTACTATGTTTTAGACTCGCCCGAGATTTCGGACGAGGAATATGATGCATTGTTCCGTGAGCTGCAGACGCTGGAGGAATCCTTCCCGGAGTTGGCGGACCCGACATCACCCACACAGAGGGTAGGGGGAGCCGCTGCCGAGGGTTTTGAAACAGTCCAGCATTCTGTCCCCATGATGAGCCTGGATAACGCCATGGTCCTGCCCGATGGGGATTCGGCCCTTGATTTTTCCAGCTGGCGGGAGTTTGCCGCGGTAAAATTGCCCAATGCGCTTGTTGAAACCGTGCAGGCCTATGCCCGGGAGGCACTTGAACGCGCTTTGGGGCGCACGTTGGATTCCAAGGAGCGGACCAAATACAACCCGGAGATTCGTCGTGCCGTGCGCGAGTATCTGCTTCGTCCGGAACAAGCCGATCTCGCCGGTTTTTCACGGGAGATGGACCTGCTTCGGGCGCGATTGACGGGCGGCCGCAATTTGTTGGAGTTGTCGGCGACCCCGCCTGATTTTTCCATGCTTCCCGAGTCGGTGTTCCAGGCACCCGCTTCAGCCTTGCAGTGTTTTTGGGTGGATCCGAAAATGGATGGCTTGGCCGTGGAAGTCGTCTATGAAGACGGTGTGATGACTCTGGGAGTGACTCGGGGTGACGGTGTGATAGGCGAGGATGTTACCCGCAATATGCGCACTGTCCGGAATATCCCCTTGCGGCTGCGGGGTGAGGGCTGGCCGGAGTTGTTGGAGGTGCGTGGTGAACTGGTCATGGCTCGGCGCGATTTTGAGACATTGAATCAACGTCAGGCCGAACAGGGCGGCAAGGTTTTTGCGAATCCTCGCAATGCAGCGGCTGGTTCCGTTCGTCAACTGGATCCGAAAATCGCGGCGGCTCGACCGCTTCGTTTTTTGGCGTACGGTGTAGGCCGATCCGGGGACTTGGAGTGGGATACGCACGAGGCGCTCATGAACGATTTGCAGGCCTGGGGTTTTGTGCTTCCTCCAGAGGCCGGTCGGTGTGACACCGCAGAGCAGGTGGAGCAGTTTTTTTTGAGGATGCGGGAGCGTCGAGAAACACTGCAATATGAGATCGACGGCGTGGTGGCCAAATTGAATGACCGCTCCCTCCAGGCTTTTTTGGGGACCACGGCTCGGGCGCCGCGTTGGGCTCTGGCCTTGAAATTTCCGGCTATGCAGGCCGTAACGCGCTTGAACTCCGTTGATTTTCAGGTTGGCCGTACCGGAGTCGTCACTCCTGTGGCACGGTTGGAACCCGTGAATGTGAGCGGCGTGGAGGTATCCAGGGCCAC
The sequence above is drawn from the Paucidesulfovibrio gracilis DSM 16080 genome and encodes:
- the ligA gene encoding NAD-dependent DNA ligase LigA, giving the protein MTSKTTSSAAERVRLLRDRLEYHNHRYYVLDSPEISDEEYDALFRELQTLEESFPELADPTSPTQRVGGAAAEGFETVQHSVPMMSLDNAMVLPDGDSALDFSSWREFAAVKLPNALVETVQAYAREALERALGRTLDSKERTKYNPEIRRAVREYLLRPEQADLAGFSREMDLLRARLTGGRNLLELSATPPDFSMLPESVFQAPASALQCFWVDPKMDGLAVEVVYEDGVMTLGVTRGDGVIGEDVTRNMRTVRNIPLRLRGEGWPELLEVRGELVMARRDFETLNQRQAEQGGKVFANPRNAAAGSVRQLDPKIAAARPLRFLAYGVGRSGDLEWDTHEALMNDLQAWGFVLPPEAGRCDTAEQVEQFFLRMRERRETLQYEIDGVVAKLNDRSLQAFLGTTARAPRWALALKFPAMQAVTRLNSVDFQVGRTGVVTPVARLEPVNVSGVEVSRATLHNFDEIAAKDFRVGDHVVVQRAGDVIPQLVRSLTEQRTGTERVIEPPASCPVCGSILERASGEVALRCLNASCPAQLERGMVHFVSKAGLDMEGVGKEWIRRLVKDGVLTSPADLFTLRAETLMRYERMGEKSSHNFVKAVEMAKQEATLSRLVAALGIRHVGEQTARALAERYADLDELMQAGSEELVNIPDVGWTVAESIEQYFENQRNREMLERFRQLGFWPRSAVLDSSGGVLQGKRFLFTGSLPVARGQAEDWVRERGGVAAKSVSRKLDYVVAGEKVGSKLDKARQLELEILEYDGFLRLLGLESEDEKENRK